A single Rubrivivax gelatinosus IL144 DNA region contains:
- a CDS encoding ABC transporter ATP-binding protein — protein sequence MTDPDRSSGPPALALRGVSCTFVARHAPGQRYTAVRDVDLTVGAGEFVSVVGPTGCGKSTLLNVAAGLLAPSTGSVACFGRPLQGLNTRAGYLFQAESLMPWRTALGNVMAGLEFRGEPRAREIAEAWLRRVGLGLFGDRYPHQLSGGMRKRVSLAQMLALDPDVILMDEPFSALDIQTRQLMENEVLALWAEKRKAVLFITHDLDEAIAMSDRVVVLSAGPAARPIGEFRIDIARPRDVAEIKTTPHFIELHAAIWDVLREEVLKGYAQQLEGA from the coding sequence CGGCCAGCGCTACACCGCGGTGCGCGACGTCGACCTCACGGTCGGCGCCGGCGAGTTCGTCTCGGTCGTCGGCCCCACCGGCTGCGGCAAGAGCACGCTGCTCAACGTCGCCGCCGGGCTGCTGGCGCCCAGCACCGGCAGCGTCGCGTGTTTCGGCCGGCCGCTGCAAGGGCTCAACACGCGCGCCGGCTACCTGTTCCAGGCCGAGAGCCTGATGCCCTGGCGCACCGCGCTGGGCAACGTGATGGCCGGGCTGGAGTTCCGCGGCGAGCCGCGCGCCCGCGAGATCGCCGAAGCCTGGCTGCGCCGCGTCGGCCTGGGGCTCTTCGGCGACCGCTACCCGCACCAGCTCTCCGGCGGCATGCGCAAACGCGTCAGCCTGGCGCAGATGCTGGCGCTGGACCCCGACGTGATCCTGATGGACGAGCCCTTCAGCGCGCTGGACATCCAGACCCGCCAGCTGATGGAAAACGAGGTCCTCGCGCTGTGGGCCGAGAAGCGCAAGGCGGTGCTGTTCATCACCCACGACCTGGACGAGGCGATCGCGATGAGCGACCGCGTCGTCGTGCTGTCCGCCGGCCCCGCGGCGCGGCCGATCGGCGAGTTCAGGATCGACATCGCACGCCCGCGCGACGTCGCCGAGATCAAGACCACGCCGCACTTCATCGAGCTGCACGCCGCGATCTGGGACGTGCTGCGCGAGGAAGTGCTCAAGGGCTACGCCCAGCAGCTGGAGGGCGCGTGA